One window of Microcoleus vaginatus PCC 9802 genomic DNA carries:
- a CDS encoding GAF domain-containing protein, whose product MGQQQRPKDLDEQIATLERVLQTLREEENVEVLLSTTLGYLQTEFDWRLIWIGLYDRQAHRLFGKGGMTPNGDLSFLKQRFALSPGDLLEQVVIQLRPVGVPDLRSESRAGEWRKAAQTFNIQGTTLFPLRYKDRCYGVILLGTDLWGASPKSGEKTQLAIVFGALATALYQIEKDWQRQQVKHPDESLLALLSQLGELRSLDQYLQAVVEQTHEFIEPTRTNVYWFERERRYFWRRVSNREVAPGLGGPSRAASGITVQDLGEFYQALGREEMVWIGESQSSLKTELTGRLMQQIRARSLLAAPIVSEGELLGFLAVEAGEPRIWQDNEKHYLQGVAQLVALTAPVSEMEERIQQTEIDRDLTAGIAHAIYSDADWEATLKNTAEQLCERLKCEYFLLLLYGEEQNRFEIVCQNLPRNRRSVPSPLNALDVADVGLLQESEPVAIENWEEDGRLGAWREVLGEAGVRSLLASNTRGKKKEGENPNLKSKIANRKSIEGLLVVGHNATRTWRRSEQELVRLVGQQLGLILHSWQQSAEIDKYQHFERLLKSGLAVLHHSPDEQSEQEISAASPTMFPELPLQKLDRNFAQHVSQTLSCPLVALITWNPGQEEGSIVATVAANPVFALNPEAVIPVKTDALIQQTLAEAGVLQQSTSQLPLATKRWLRSPGIGEILTVALRTAPEHAPAGIVVAADAPGRQWSELSVSLLSSMASQLAWWRRYLAVQSAQESQRLDLELLNWYKQRRFEEFYRTVGAGVKELGELSQSILQSAKEQKDALKILRYQQVLRQIGNALGSTHLLLKQEQWRLQFGQDAVPVSAWLRRSLDRTASLVKQSQVLLEVHREIAVSMPAGQTLSVRGDSIKLDLILCELLAAACRRSAVGAKIEIRSQLLGEDWLELSVSDSGACDRQLIAAFNGGSGPDILAVSTSNRSIVQNLLVYQRAVRLMGGNFSIEMLENNLIVARLVLPLAHS is encoded by the coding sequence ATGGGGCAGCAGCAAAGACCAAAGGATTTAGACGAACAAATCGCGACCTTGGAGCGCGTTCTCCAGACTCTCCGAGAAGAGGAGAACGTTGAAGTGCTACTTTCGACCACACTCGGTTACTTGCAAACGGAATTTGACTGGCGGTTGATTTGGATCGGGTTGTACGATCGACAGGCCCACCGATTGTTCGGAAAAGGCGGCATGACTCCTAACGGCGACCTGTCTTTTCTCAAACAGCGCTTTGCTCTCAGTCCGGGGGATTTGCTCGAACAAGTGGTGATTCAGCTCCGGCCGGTGGGAGTCCCGGATTTGCGATCGGAAAGTAGAGCCGGAGAATGGCGCAAAGCAGCTCAAACTTTCAATATTCAAGGCACGACTCTGTTTCCGCTCCGCTACAAAGACCGCTGCTACGGCGTGATTTTGCTCGGCACAGACCTGTGGGGAGCGTCGCCAAAGTCGGGGGAAAAAACCCAGTTGGCGATCGTATTTGGAGCGCTGGCAACTGCTCTTTATCAAATAGAAAAAGACTGGCAGCGACAACAAGTTAAACACCCAGATGAGTCTCTTTTAGCGCTGCTTTCGCAGTTGGGAGAATTGCGATCGCTCGACCAATACTTGCAAGCGGTGGTCGAACAAACTCATGAATTTATCGAGCCGACGCGCACCAATGTTTATTGGTTTGAGCGAGAGCGACGCTATTTTTGGCGCCGAGTCAGCAACCGCGAAGTTGCTCCGGGTTTGGGCGGGCCGAGCCGAGCGGCTTCGGGCATCACCGTTCAAGACTTGGGCGAATTTTATCAGGCTTTGGGCAGAGAAGAAATGGTTTGGATCGGTGAATCTCAAAGTTCTCTGAAAACTGAGCTGACGGGGCGGTTGATGCAGCAAATCCGCGCTCGCTCTCTGTTGGCTGCGCCGATTGTTTCAGAAGGGGAATTGTTGGGATTTTTGGCAGTCGAAGCCGGCGAGCCCCGGATTTGGCAAGACAATGAAAAGCATTACCTGCAGGGAGTGGCGCAGTTAGTGGCTCTGACGGCTCCGGTGTCGGAGATGGAGGAGAGGATTCAGCAAACTGAGATCGATCGAGATTTAACTGCCGGAATAGCTCACGCCATCTACAGCGATGCTGACTGGGAGGCGACTTTGAAAAATACCGCCGAACAGTTGTGCGAGCGGCTCAAATGCGAATACTTTTTGCTGCTGCTGTACGGCGAAGAACAAAATCGCTTTGAAATTGTCTGCCAAAATCTGCCCCGCAACCGCAGATCAGTGCCGTCGCCACTCAACGCCCTCGATGTGGCTGACGTGGGGCTGTTGCAAGAAAGCGAACCTGTGGCGATTGAAAATTGGGAGGAAGACGGGCGGTTGGGTGCTTGGCGGGAAGTGTTGGGGGAGGCGGGGGTGCGATCGCTTTTGGCATCGAACACGAGGGGGAAAAAGAAAGAGGGAGAAAACCCGAATCTAAAATCGAAAATCGCTAATCGAAAATCGATCGAGGGTTTGCTGGTTGTCGGACACAATGCAACTCGCACTTGGAGGCGATCTGAGCAAGAATTAGTTCGGCTAGTGGGCCAACAGCTAGGATTGATCCTGCACTCCTGGCAGCAGAGTGCGGAAATCGACAAATATCAGCACTTTGAGCGATTGCTCAAATCGGGTTTGGCGGTTTTGCACCATTCTCCTGATGAGCAATCTGAGCAAGAGATATCTGCTGCTTCACCGACGATGTTCCCAGAGTTGCCGCTACAAAAGCTCGATCGTAACTTTGCTCAACACGTTTCCCAGACACTTTCCTGTCCTTTAGTAGCCCTAATTACTTGGAATCCCGGTCAGGAGGAAGGTTCCATCGTGGCGACGGTAGCTGCCAATCCCGTATTTGCCCTCAATCCCGAGGCGGTGATTCCTGTCAAAACAGATGCCTTGATCCAACAAACCCTGGCAGAAGCGGGCGTGCTGCAACAGAGCACGAGCCAACTGCCGCTGGCGACGAAGCGGTGGCTCCGCAGTCCGGGAATTGGCGAGATTCTGACGGTGGCGCTGCGGACTGCCCCAGAACACGCTCCGGCGGGCATTGTGGTGGCTGCGGACGCTCCGGGCCGCCAGTGGTCGGAGTTGTCGGTGAGTTTACTCAGCTCGATGGCGTCTCAGTTGGCTTGGTGGCGCAGGTATTTGGCGGTGCAATCGGCCCAGGAGTCGCAGCGATTGGATCTGGAGCTGCTCAACTGGTACAAACAGCGCCGTTTTGAGGAGTTTTACCGCACTGTGGGAGCGGGGGTGAAGGAGTTGGGGGAGTTGAGTCAGTCGATTTTGCAGTCGGCGAAGGAGCAAAAGGATGCTCTGAAAATTTTGCGCTACCAACAGGTTTTGCGGCAAATTGGCAATGCTTTGGGGTCAACTCATTTGCTGCTGAAACAGGAACAGTGGCGGCTGCAATTCGGACAAGATGCGGTGCCTGTGAGCGCTTGGCTCAGGCGATCGCTCGATCGAACGGCCTCCCTGGTCAAACAGTCGCAAGTCTTGCTGGAAGTGCACAGAGAAATTGCTGTGTCGATGCCTGCGGGTCAGACTTTGAGCGTTCGCGGCGACAGCATCAAGCTGGATTTGATCTTGTGCGAATTGCTCGCGGCGGCTTGCAGGCGCTCTGCTGTTGGCGCCAAGATTGAGATTCGCTCTCAGTTGTTGGGAGAAGATTGGCTAGAATTGTCTGTGAGCGATAGCGGCGCGTGCGATCGACAGTTAATTGCTGCCTTCAACGGCGGTTCCGGGCCGGACATATTAGCCGTTTCTACTTCCAATAGGTCGATCGTGCAAAATCTCTTAGTTTATCAGCGAGCGGTACGCTTAATGGGGGGAAACTTTTCTATAGAAATGTTAGAAAACAATTTAATTGTGGCTCGTTTGGTGCTGCCCCTAGCCCATTCTTAA
- a CDS encoding FAD-dependent oxidoreductase: protein MQDFDAIVIGSGIGGLVAGSMLARYGKRVLVCESHTIAGGAAHSFSRRGFHFDSGPSFYCGLTDPRSFNPLRQVFDVLEESIAAISYDPLGHYHFPEGSLPVYADARSYLDAIAKFAPQGAVELQQFQQNLLVLYEALRGIPALALRSDWQLIPVLLSRYSPALLKLLPLVGAIAGSAGSLMDRDVRDPWVRRLIDLECFLLSGLKAHGTVAPEIAFMIGERSRCAIEYPVGGSGAIVDALVRGLQRWGGKLRLGTSVEQILVESGKTTGVRLQNGEVISAPIVISNATIWDTYTKLLRPEDLPESYRKNALSMPAVESFMHLHLGIKAEGLEGLTGHHVVVHDSKIDITVPGNTCMISIPTVWDATLAPPGHHAVHAYTLEPYEGWEYGELYHQKKQERSQSLFQALERIIPDLRSRIVLESLGTPLTHARFLHRYQGTYGPAIAAGKGTFPGPQTPVKGLYRVGDSTMPGIGVPAVAASGILCANTLVNSDVTAQFL, encoded by the coding sequence ATGCAAGACTTTGATGCGATCGTAATTGGCAGCGGTATTGGCGGCTTAGTCGCCGGCTCGATGCTAGCTCGCTACGGCAAGCGGGTGCTCGTCTGCGAGAGCCACACAATAGCGGGCGGGGCAGCTCACAGCTTTTCGCGCCGGGGATTTCACTTTGATTCGGGGCCTTCTTTTTATTGCGGTTTGACTGACCCCCGGTCGTTCAATCCTTTGCGGCAAGTTTTTGATGTTTTGGAGGAATCGATCGCAGCAATTTCCTACGATCCGCTGGGGCATTACCATTTTCCAGAGGGAAGTTTACCGGTTTATGCTGATGCGAGAAGTTACTTAGATGCTATAGCTAAGTTCGCACCGCAAGGTGCTGTAGAATTACAGCAATTTCAACAAAACTTATTAGTTTTGTATGAAGCTTTGCGTGGAATTCCGGCTTTAGCGCTGAGATCCGACTGGCAGTTAATACCTGTTTTGCTGTCTCGGTACTCGCCTGCTTTGCTGAAGCTGTTGCCGCTAGTAGGTGCGATCGCGGGCTCTGCCGGTTCCTTGATGGATCGGGATGTGCGCGATCCTTGGGTGCGGCGTTTGATTGATTTGGAGTGCTTTTTGCTGTCGGGTTTGAAAGCGCACGGAACTGTCGCGCCGGAAATAGCTTTTATGATTGGCGAACGATCGCGCTGTGCGATCGAATATCCTGTAGGTGGCAGCGGTGCGATCGTCGATGCTTTAGTGAGAGGTTTGCAGCGCTGGGGAGGAAAGTTGCGCCTGGGAACTTCTGTCGAGCAAATATTAGTTGAATCCGGCAAAACCACCGGCGTTCGCTTGCAAAATGGCGAAGTTATCAGCGCCCCAATTGTCATTTCAAATGCCACAATCTGGGATACTTATACAAAATTACTGCGACCTGAAGATTTGCCGGAAAGCTACCGAAAAAACGCTTTGTCGATGCCCGCAGTAGAGAGTTTCATGCACCTGCATTTAGGAATTAAAGCCGAAGGACTCGAAGGTTTGACCGGCCACCACGTCGTCGTTCACGACAGCAAGATTGACATTACAGTACCCGGAAATACTTGCATGATTTCGATTCCTACGGTGTGGGATGCAACTCTGGCGCCGCCCGGACATCACGCCGTTCACGCTTATACATTGGAACCTTACGAAGGTTGGGAATATGGCGAATTGTATCACCAGAAAAAGCAAGAGCGATCGCAATCTCTGTTTCAAGCTTTAGAAAGAATTATACCGGATTTGCGATCGCGAATAGTTTTAGAGTCGCTCGGCACACCGCTAACCCACGCCCGATTTTTGCACCGATATCAAGGAACTTACGGGCCTGCAATTGCCGCCGGAAAAGGCACATTTCCCGGGCCGCAAACACCAGTCAAAGGCTTGTATCGGGTGGGAGACAGCACCATGCCGGGAATTGGCGTCCCCGCCGTCGCAGCATCGGGTATTTTGTGCGCGAATACTTTGGTAAATTCGGATGTGACAGCACAATTTTTGTAA
- a CDS encoding DUF4281 domain-containing protein, translating into MTPELIFNVGNLFVVPFWAIMILLPNWGITRKVMNSFIPFAVLAVLYIYLFGSSLTAENAAALSNPKLADIAKFLGEETAAATGWIHFLVMDLFVGRWIYLEGQRTGVWTVHSLALCFFAGPMGLLSHIVTAWITQRFFPSSEAAETVTSSV; encoded by the coding sequence ATGACACCAGAACTAATTTTTAATGTCGGTAATCTGTTCGTTGTGCCTTTCTGGGCAATTATGATTTTATTACCAAACTGGGGAATTACCCGAAAAGTGATGAATTCCTTTATTCCGTTTGCAGTGCTAGCCGTTTTGTACATATATTTGTTTGGTAGCAGTCTGACTGCGGAAAATGCGGCTGCTTTGTCCAATCCCAAGCTAGCAGATATTGCTAAGTTTCTGGGGGAGGAAACGGCGGCGGCTACGGGATGGATACATTTTTTAGTGATGGACTTGTTTGTCGGGCGCTGGATTTATTTGGAAGGACAGCGGACAGGAGTTTGGACGGTTCATTCTTTGGCTTTGTGTTTTTTTGCTGGGCCGATGGGATTGCTTTCTCATATTGTAACTGCTTGGATTACTCAAAGGTTTTTCCCGAGTTCTGAGGCGGCGGAAACTGTTACTTCATCGGTTTAG
- a CDS encoding serine/threonine protein kinase gives MLDTGKILQERYQLQQRLGRTAAGHQTWLAVDLESQEQVTLKMLAFSPEMHWEELKLFEREAQVLQALNHPRIPCYRDYFSLEREAGAGLPWFGLVQDYIPGFSLQELLEKGKKFSEKQVRKIATEVLEILIYLHELSPPVLHRDIKPSNLIWGEDQHVYLVDFGAVQAQAAVTGVTFTVVGTSGYAPLEQFWGRAVAASDLYALGATLIHLLTGMTPADLPQKDSRIQFSDRVSVNPTLVSWIEKMTEIALEKRFSKAREALAALKSGKIQGANLQIPTVWKIAKPPHSRIQVSKSAAELNIKIPSTLARKPFLGAFIGILTILLSWPIVLAYLQVNVSMGLGFFPLVASMLLKILGNGTKITFNRNYFKLEHQIFGWSYLGQRGEVSEILGAFLYHTYQGNQIRIRSGNERGTYFYTLATNLKEVEAAWLAQEIQDWLNLR, from the coding sequence GTGTTAGATACAGGAAAAATTTTACAAGAACGTTATCAATTGCAACAGCGTTTAGGACGCACAGCGGCCGGTCATCAAACTTGGCTAGCAGTGGATTTAGAGTCTCAAGAACAGGTGACGCTGAAAATGTTAGCTTTCAGCCCCGAAATGCACTGGGAAGAACTCAAGCTTTTTGAAAGAGAGGCACAAGTTTTGCAGGCGCTAAATCATCCCCGCATTCCTTGCTATCGAGATTATTTTTCCCTAGAGCGGGAAGCCGGAGCAGGATTGCCTTGGTTTGGGTTAGTGCAAGATTATATTCCGGGATTTTCACTTCAGGAATTGTTAGAAAAAGGCAAGAAATTTTCAGAAAAACAAGTACGCAAAATTGCCACTGAAGTGCTGGAAATTTTAATTTATTTGCATGAATTAAGCCCCCCTGTTTTGCACCGAGATATTAAGCCGAGTAATTTAATTTGGGGGGAAGATCAGCACGTTTATCTAGTAGATTTTGGGGCGGTACAAGCTCAAGCGGCGGTGACAGGTGTAACGTTTACAGTGGTAGGAACGAGTGGCTATGCACCCTTAGAACAGTTTTGGGGGCGGGCGGTGGCGGCTTCGGATTTGTATGCTTTGGGAGCTACTTTAATTCATTTGTTAACGGGGATGACTCCTGCGGATTTGCCACAGAAAGATTCTCGGATTCAGTTTAGCGATCGCGTGAGTGTGAATCCCACTTTGGTAAGCTGGATTGAGAAGATGACGGAAATCGCCTTAGAAAAGCGTTTCAGCAAGGCTAGAGAGGCTTTAGCAGCTTTGAAATCGGGAAAAATACAAGGGGCTAATCTTCAAATTCCGACTGTTTGGAAAATTGCTAAACCACCTCACAGTCGCATTCAAGTTAGCAAATCAGCAGCGGAGTTAAACATTAAAATTCCGTCTACTTTAGCCAGAAAGCCTTTTTTAGGTGCTTTTATAGGAATATTAACTATACTGCTATCTTGGCCGATAGTTTTAGCATATTTGCAAGTAAATGTCAGTATGGGATTAGGATTTTTTCCGCTTGTAGCAAGTATGTTACTTAAGATTTTGGGCAATGGTACTAAAATTACATTTAACCGGAACTACTTTAAACTGGAACATCAGATATTTGGTTGGAGTTATTTAGGACAAAGGGGGGAAGTTTCTGAGATTTTGGGTGCTTTTCTATACCATACTTATCAGGGAAATCAAATCAGGATTCGTTCAGGTAACGAGAGGGGAACTTACTTTTATACTTTAGCAACAAATTTGAAAGAGGTTGAGGCGGCTTGGTTAGCGCAAGAAATTCAAGATTGGTTAAATTTAAGATAA
- a CDS encoding GAF domain-containing protein — translation MLVTMMHDFYDALADLAIYADAAPAERQQILKRVGASQKKLKEFAHHTPINYQHKFDLVEAELLGVLGQTAEAMELYDRAITGAKANEYVNEEALACELAAKFYLSLGREKIARLYMIDAYDCYVRWGDRAKIDDLEKRYPQLLKPILEPAKLPANPLANFPTPAGPNQSLHPSIHPSIHPSVSASVSDFGNFSTLLKACQALSSERELDRLIAKLMQLAMKNTGADKGALILPNGNQWDIAATSALDNSGLEWAIDLSSATLDENRDILPLKIVDCVKNLLKPVIIRDLAQQRDWDSDSYILRYQPQSLLCWPILDRGNLVGILYLENRLTARVFTRDRLQLLNLLCSQAAICLQNALLYKKYQDYNQQLERSLVKISRTEAQLADQKKMLQAILDVAPIWIWMVNPSGKVQFLNKTFSQDVGVPLSDFLAVEHYKDILGENAAGCLVSDAACLAQDLPHYSSEILRLVDGKLHDLEITKVQLKNSQGETIGIIGLGVDATERKRAAELLQEQNQQLERTLKNLQQAQLQIVQNEKMSALGNLVAGVAHEINNPIGFISGNLSEGKRSLEDVIEHLELYRSAASQSEIADHAEEIDLDYLLEDLPKMIDSMQLGCERICSISNSLRTFSRGDKDYKVPFNIHEGIDSAILILKHRLKANEHRPQIEVITKYGNLPKIECFPGQLNQVFMNLLANAIDALEESNIGRTFSEITANPNRITIRTDIVGEGYIKIKIADNGTGIKEEFKQQIFDHLFTTKGVGKGTGLGLAIVHQIAVEKHGGSIEVNGEPGVGTEFAIVLPVKE, via the coding sequence ATGCTAGTAACGATGATGCACGACTTTTATGATGCGCTGGCAGATTTGGCAATCTATGCAGATGCCGCACCGGCGGAGCGCCAACAAATCCTTAAGCGCGTTGGGGCTAGTCAGAAAAAACTAAAAGAATTCGCGCATCATACACCGATCAATTACCAACACAAGTTCGATCTGGTTGAGGCAGAATTGTTGGGCGTTTTGGGACAGACAGCAGAAGCAATGGAATTGTATGATCGAGCTATTACCGGAGCTAAAGCTAACGAATATGTCAATGAAGAAGCTCTTGCCTGCGAACTCGCTGCTAAGTTTTACCTGTCATTAGGAAGGGAAAAAATTGCCCGACTCTACATGATAGATGCCTATGATTGCTATGTCCGCTGGGGAGATAGAGCAAAAATTGATGACTTAGAAAAACGTTATCCTCAATTATTAAAACCGATTTTAGAACCTGCAAAACTCCCTGCAAATCCATTAGCAAATTTTCCAACACCTGCGGGGCCAAATCAATCGCTTCATCCATCCATTCATCCATCCATTCATCCGTCTGTTTCGGCGAGCGTCTCAGATTTCGGGAATTTTTCAACGCTGCTAAAAGCTTGTCAAGCGCTCTCTAGTGAAAGAGAACTCGATCGACTGATTGCCAAACTGATGCAACTGGCGATGAAAAATACAGGAGCTGACAAAGGAGCGCTGATTTTGCCCAACGGCAATCAATGGGATATCGCCGCTACCAGCGCGCTCGACAATTCGGGACTCGAGTGGGCGATCGACTTATCATCGGCAACACTCGATGAAAACAGAGATATCTTGCCCCTCAAAATTGTTGACTGCGTTAAAAATTTATTGAAACCTGTGATTATTCGGGATCTCGCTCAACAACGTGATTGGGATTCCGACTCCTACATCCTCAGATACCAACCGCAGAGCCTGTTGTGTTGGCCGATTCTCGATCGGGGCAACTTAGTCGGCATTTTGTATCTGGAAAATCGCTTAACCGCAAGAGTTTTTACCCGCGATCGCCTGCAACTTCTCAATCTCCTGTGTTCCCAGGCAGCCATCTGTTTGCAAAATGCTCTGCTATATAAAAAATATCAGGATTACAACCAACAATTAGAGCGATCGCTAGTAAAAATTAGCCGAACCGAAGCTCAGCTTGCCGATCAGAAGAAAATGCTCCAAGCGATTCTTGATGTCGCTCCGATTTGGATTTGGATGGTGAATCCCAGTGGTAAAGTACAGTTTTTGAACAAGACATTTTCTCAAGATGTGGGCGTGCCTCTGAGCGATTTCCTAGCTGTTGAGCATTATAAAGATATACTGGGGGAAAATGCAGCGGGCTGTCTGGTTTCCGATGCCGCCTGCCTTGCTCAAGATTTGCCGCATTACTCCAGCGAAATTCTCAGACTTGTTGATGGCAAACTACACGATTTAGAAATCACGAAAGTGCAGTTAAAAAATTCCCAGGGCGAGACGATCGGGATTATTGGTTTGGGTGTTGATGCCACTGAGCGCAAGCGAGCCGCCGAACTTTTGCAAGAGCAAAATCAACAGCTAGAACGAACTTTAAAAAATTTACAACAAGCACAACTGCAAATCGTGCAAAATGAGAAAATGTCGGCATTGGGTAATTTAGTCGCGGGAGTCGCACACGAAATTAACAATCCGATTGGGTTTATTTCTGGCAATTTAAGCGAAGGTAAAAGAAGTTTGGAAGATGTTATCGAACACTTAGAATTGTATCGCTCCGCTGCATCGCAATCCGAAATAGCAGACCACGCGGAAGAGATAGACCTCGATTATCTTTTGGAAGATTTACCGAAGATGATTGATTCAATGCAACTCGGATGCGAGCGCATTTGCAGCATCAGCAACAGTTTGCGTACCTTCTCCCGAGGCGACAAAGACTACAAAGTTCCTTTTAATATTCACGAAGGCATTGATAGCGCTATTTTAATTTTGAAACACCGCCTCAAAGCAAACGAACACCGCCCGCAGATCGAAGTGATAACTAAATACGGCAATCTCCCTAAAATCGAATGTTTTCCCGGTCAATTGAATCAAGTTTTTATGAACCTGCTTGCCAATGCGATCGATGCCTTAGAAGAGTCAAATATAGGACGCACTTTTAGCGAAATTACCGCCAATCCCAACCGCATCACGATTCGCACGGATATAGTCGGCGAAGGGTACATTAAAATTAAAATTGCTGATAACGGCACTGGGATCAAAGAGGAATTTAAACAGCAGATATTCGACCATTTGTTCACGACGAAAGGTGTCGGCAAAGGAACAGGATTGGGGCTGGCAATTGTCCACCAGATTGCGGTAGAAAAACATGGCGGAAGCATTGAGGTGAATGGCGAGCCTGGAGTGGGCACTGAGTTTGCCATAGTTTTGCCTGTGAAGGAATAA
- a CDS encoding quinone-dependent dihydroorotate dehydrogenase: protein MDIYQSSVRPLLFSVLKTDAEWLHNRTLQVLELAARTQSNPATSQMLWRLQKSLGVQDSRLEQSLWGLSFNNPVGLAAGFDKNGVAADIWANFGFGFAELGTVTCQPQPGNPQPRLFRLTQDSAALNRMGFNNQGAAAMAARFQAAQKHSKFDASRPMPQSRFPLGINLGKSKVTPLEQAAADYLESFKLLKDWGDYFVVNVSSPNTPGLRSLQDAAGLSTILEILQQENQGSKPILVKIAPDLESEAIVSILDLAKTYQLAGIIATNTTIRRDGLKTQILRETGQPIAEEAGGISGLPVRERSTEVIRFIWQYTKGELPIIGVGGIFTAEDAWEKIAAGASLIQVYTGWVYEGPWMVRRILQGLLQKLEEGGFSSISEAVGSDNQYT from the coding sequence TTGGATATTTATCAATCAAGTGTACGCCCGCTGTTGTTTTCCGTATTGAAAACCGATGCCGAGTGGCTGCACAACCGCACTCTCCAAGTTCTCGAACTCGCAGCCAGAACCCAGTCAAACCCCGCAACCAGCCAAATGCTCTGGCGATTGCAGAAATCTTTGGGAGTTCAAGATTCTCGCCTCGAACAATCTTTGTGGGGACTGAGCTTTAACAATCCTGTCGGCTTAGCCGCCGGATTTGATAAAAACGGCGTAGCTGCCGATATTTGGGCAAATTTTGGCTTTGGCTTTGCCGAACTCGGCACTGTCACTTGTCAACCACAGCCGGGAAACCCCCAACCTCGCTTGTTTCGATTGACTCAGGACAGTGCAGCCCTCAACCGCATGGGATTTAACAATCAAGGAGCCGCGGCAATGGCAGCCCGGTTTCAGGCAGCACAGAAACACTCAAAATTCGATGCCTCGCGCCCCATGCCTCAGTCTCGATTCCCCTTGGGCATCAATCTCGGTAAATCTAAGGTAACACCGTTAGAGCAAGCCGCAGCCGACTATTTGGAGAGTTTTAAGCTGCTGAAAGATTGGGGCGACTATTTTGTAGTGAACGTTTCCTCTCCGAATACGCCTGGGTTGCGATCGCTCCAAGATGCTGCTGGGCTAAGCACAATTTTGGAAATTTTGCAACAAGAAAATCAGGGAAGCAAGCCAATTTTAGTCAAGATTGCGCCGGATTTGGAGTCGGAGGCGATCGTATCAATCCTCGACTTAGCAAAAACCTACCAACTAGCAGGAATTATCGCCACAAATACCACCATCCGCCGCGATGGATTGAAAACACAAATATTGCGAGAAACAGGCCAACCAATCGCCGAAGAAGCCGGGGGAATTAGCGGACTTCCTGTGCGGGAGCGATCGACAGAAGTAATCCGATTTATCTGGCAATATACAAAAGGCGAATTACCCATAATTGGAGTTGGCGGCATTTTCACCGCCGAAGATGCTTGGGAAAAAATAGCCGCCGGTGCGAGTTTAATTCAAGTTTACACCGGTTGGGTTTACGAAGGGCCTTGGATGGTGCGCCGGATTCTACAAGGGTTGTTGCAAAAGTTAGAAGAAGGGGGATTTAGTTCTATTTCTGAGGCAGTAGGTTCGGACAATCAATACACATAG
- a CDS encoding leucine-rich repeat domain-containing protein, with protein sequence MTTYNNFPDLCKQKENLSLDAKHTVEILLQISDTPECDRANALLSNTTELNLKNLQITDISPLSSFTKLTNLILGSNRISDLAPLQSLTNLKTLIMDVNQISDISPLSSLINLSQLVLDTNQISDISPLAGLTNLTALVLFDNKISDITPLQALTNLNALILYNNQISDLAPLTNLTALDTLYLYNNKISDITRLSSLKNLTTLFLFGNKISDITPLASLTNLNKLVLFQNQISDISPLTSLTNLIELNLGNNQISDISPLKSLTNLTELYLFNNPISDTSALQALNNLFLLDLYNNQISDISSLQSLQKLTTLDLRGNPIVNKICPVNPESICRF encoded by the coding sequence ATGACAACTTATAATAACTTTCCCGATTTGTGCAAGCAAAAAGAGAATCTCTCGCTTGATGCTAAACATACGGTAGAAATACTGTTGCAAATATCAGATACTCCCGAGTGCGATCGAGCCAACGCACTGCTTTCTAATACAACAGAACTTAACCTCAAAAATCTTCAAATTACCGATATCAGTCCCCTCTCATCTTTCACTAAACTTACTAATCTTATCCTCGGCAGCAATCGAATATCTGACCTCGCTCCCCTGCAATCTTTAACCAATCTGAAAACTTTGATTATGGATGTTAATCAAATATCAGATATCAGCCCGCTTTCATCTCTAATAAATCTGAGTCAACTCGTTCTCGATACCAATCAAATCTCAGATATCAGTCCCCTAGCAGGTCTAACTAATCTTACCGCACTTGTCTTGTTTGACAACAAAATTTCCGACATCACTCCGTTGCAAGCTTTAACGAACTTAAATGCGCTGATCCTCTACAACAATCAAATTTCTGATCTCGCTCCTTTGACAAATTTGACTGCCCTCGATACACTATACCTTTACAATAATAAAATATCGGATATAACCCGGCTTAGTTCTTTAAAAAATCTCACTACGCTCTTTCTATTCGGAAATAAAATATCTGACATTACTCCGCTGGCATCGCTAACTAACTTAAATAAATTGGTTTTATTCCAAAATCAAATCTCTGATATTAGTCCTTTGACATCGCTCACTAATTTAATTGAACTAAACCTCGGTAACAATCAAATATCCGACATCAGCCCGCTGAAATCGTTAACTAATTTGACTGAACTTTATCTGTTCAACAATCCGATTTCCGATACCAGCGCGCTGCAAGCTTTAAATAATTTATTTTTGCTAGACTTGTACAACAATCAAATCTCTGATATCAGTTCCCTGCAATCTTTGCAAAAGTTAACTACACTGGACTTGCGCGGGAATCCCATTGTTAATAAAATTTGCCCTGTCAATCCTGAATCTATATGTCGGTTTTAA